In a single window of the Platichthys flesus chromosome 5, fPlaFle2.1, whole genome shotgun sequence genome:
- the gaa2 gene encoding lysosomal alpha-glucosidase, which translates to MVSYKRLNPEDVQFCSAVLTEEQRPVQEEIPVREPEEAALLPRFPSCSITKGLLVIGCLLLLLFGGWLLGTMFWLHGPSNRDPHRPLPPAPAQTPRTAVNDTATAPRREACSLIPEAWRFDCYPERGVVVTKEMCEARNCCFVPASSPSSSARHPSGGNGIPWCFYPPDFPSYSLVSINDTSLGQRGTLVRKMKTYYPADILTLEVDIRHETDTRLRVRITDPSDARFEVPISVPNATKKAASPDYVVELSKEPFGLIVKRRSTGAVLLNTTVAPLFYADQFLQFSTSLPSQFIYGLGEHRSTFLHDVHWNTLTMWARDVPPTEQTNLYGAHPFYLVMEEGGIAHGFFLLNSNAMDVALQPAPALTWRSIGGILDFYVFLGPDPGSVIEQYVEVIGFPAMPVYWALGYHLCRWGYKTSDSTWEVVKKMRNYGMPQDVQWNDIDYMDQYLDFTLDSTNFATLPDLVKDLHDHNQRYVMILDPGISSTQPEGSYWPFDEGLKRGVFIKDAEGKTLIGKVWPGLTAYPDFSDEVTHEWWYENLQRFYDKVPFDGLWIDMNEPSNFLDGSTNGCPSNSLENPPYTPGVVGGLLRGNTICATAQQKQSIHYNMHSLYGLMEAKASASALKRIVAKRPFVISRSTFPSQGMYSGHWLGDNRSQWKDLYSSISGMLTFNLLGIPLVGADICGFSEEPQEELCVRWTQLGAFYPFTRNHNSIDMQPQDPTVFSPLSRTAMKEALLLRYSLFPVLYTLFHHAHARGHTVARPLMFEFPKDVGTYGIDKQFLWGKSLLVTPVLDPEVDYVDGYFPQGKWFDYYTGDSLISKGEEVRLQAPLDKINLHLREGTILPTQVPNLTLWVSSGQPLHLLSALSDDGSAAGDLFWDDGQSIDTFETGSYSYLLFSVTQKVMTSRVIHGDIEATYITVDSASFYGVKEKPSRVTVNSQDAAFTYRANQVLTVSDLGLNLSQNFTISWM; encoded by the exons ATGGTTTCATACAAGCGGCTGAACCCTGAGGATGTTCAGTTCTGCAGTGCAGTGTTGACAGAGGAGCAACGACCCGTCCAAGAAGAGATTCCT GTGCGGGAGCCAGAGGAAGCCGCGCTGCTCCCACGATTTCCGTCATGCTCCATCACCAAGGGCCTCCTGGTGATTGgctgcctgctgctcctcctcttcggCGGCTGGCTCCTGGGCACCATGTTCTGGCTTCACGGGCCGTCCAACCGAGATCCACATAGACCTCTGCCACCTGCCCCGGCACAGACTCCCCGAACAGCAGTAAACGACACTGCAACTGCCCCCCGCCGTGAGGCTTGCAGTTTAATCCCAGAGGCGTGGAGGTTCGATTGCTACCCGGAGAGAGGAGTGGTGGTGACCAAAGAGATGTGTGAGGCGAGGAACTGTTGCTTTGTccccgcctcctccccctcctcttctgccAGACATCCATCAGGGGGAAATGGTATCCCCTGGTGTTTCTATCCTCCGGATTTCCCTTCCTACTCGCTTGTGTCAATAAACGACACATCCCTGGGGCAGAGAGGTACGCTcgtgaggaagatgaagacCTATTACCCAGCAGACATTCTCACTCTGGAGGTGGATATACGTCATGAGACGGACACACGGCTGCGTGTCAGG ATAACCGACCCTTCTGATGCTCGGTTCGAAGTCCCGATCTCTGTCCCCAATGCCACCAAGAAGGCAGCAAGTCCTGACTATGTTGTGGAGCTTTCAAAGGAGCCGTTTGGTCTCATTGTGAAGAGAAGATCGACAGGAGCGGTGCT TCTGAACACCACAGTGGCTCCTCTCTTCTACGCTGATCAGTTCCTCCAGTTCTCTACCTCCCTGCCCAGTCAGTTCATCTACGGCCTGGGGGAGCATCGCTCCACCTTCCTTCACGACGTCCACTGGAACACGCTCACCATGTGGGCCAGGGACGTCCCTCCTACG gaacagacaaaccTGTACGGAGCCCATCCCTTTTACCTGGtaatggaggagggagggatcgCACACGGCTTCTTCCTGCTCAACAGCAACGCAATGG atGTGGCCCTGCAGCCGGCTCCGGCCCTGACCTGGCGTTCCATCGGGGGAATCCTCGACTTTTACGTTTTCCTTGGTCCTGATCCTGGTTCAGTTATTGAACAGTATGTGGAGGTCATAG GATTCCCGGCTATGCCCGTCTACTGGGCTCTAGGATACCACCTCTGTCGCTGGGGTTACAAAACAAGTGATTCTACCTGGGAGGTTGTCAAGAAGATGAGGAATTATGGGATGCCTCAG GACGTCCAGTGGAATGACATCGACTACATGGATCAATATCTGGACTTTACGCTCGACTCAACGAATTTTGCGACGCTGCCCGACCTGGTCAAGGATCTGCACGATCATAACCAGCGCTATGTCATGATCCTG GACCCGGGTATCAGCAGCACTCAGCCTGAGGGCTCGTACTGGCCGTTCGATGAAGGACTGAAGAGAGGAGTTTTTATTAAGGACGCTGAAGGAAAGACACTCATTGGGAAG GTGTGGCCTGGTTTGACAGCATACCCTGACTTCTCTGATGAAGTGACACATGAGTGGTGGTATGAAAACCTCCAGAGGTTCTACGATAAAGTGCCATTCGATGGATTATGGATT GACATGAATGAGCCGTCAAACTTCCTGGATGGATCCACTAATGGCTGTCCATCAAACAGTCTTGAGAATCCTCCTTACACACCTG GTGTTGTTGGAGGTttgctgagaggaaacacaatttGTGCCACTGCACAACAAAAGCAGTCGATACACTATAATATGCACAGTCTGTATGGACTCATGGAAGCTAAAGCATCTGCCAG CGCTCTGAAGAGGATTGTTGCAAAAAGACCGTTCGTGATTTCTCGCTCCACCTTCCCCAGTCAGGGGATGTATTCTGGTCACTGGCTGGGAGACAACAGGAGCCAATGGAAAGATCTATATTCCTCAATATCAG gtatGTTGACCTTCAACCTCCTGGGCATCCCGCTGGTGGGGGCAGATATCTGCGGCTTCAGCGAGGAGCCgcaggaggagctgtgtgtcCGCTGGACGCAGCTCGGAGCTTTTTATCCCTTCACACGCAACCACAACTCCATCGACATGCAG CCTCAGGATCCGACAGTTTTCAGTCCACTGTCTCGGACGGCCATGAAAGAGGCTCTGCTGCTGCGTTACTCCCTCTTCCCCGTCCTCTACACTCTCTTTCATCACGCACATGCCCGCGGACACACTGTTGCACGTCCACTGATGTTTGA GTTTCCAAAAGATGTGGGAACCTATGGGATTGACAAACAGTTCCTGTGGGGGAAGAGTTTGTTGGTGACACCAGTGTTGGATCCTGAAGTCGATTATGTGGACGGTTACTTCCCACAGGGGAAGTGGTTTGACTACTACACT GGTGATTCTCTGATCAGTAAAGGTGAAGAGGTTCGACTTCAAGCCCCTCTAGATAAGATCAACTTGCATTTACGTGAAGGAACAATTTTACCAACACAG GTGCCCAACCTGACGCTGTGGGTGAGCAGCGGTCAGCCGCTCCACCTGCTCTCCGCTCTCTCTGACGACGGTTCAGCCGCTGGAGATTTGTTCTGGGACGACGGCCAGAGCATCGACACGTTCGAGACGGGCAGCTACAGCTACCTCCTCTTCAGCGTCACGCAG AAGGTGATGACGTCGCGGGTAATCCACGGTGACATCGAGGCCACGTACATCACCGTGGACTCGGCCTCCTTCTACGGTGTGAAGGAGAAGCCCAGCAGAGTGACGGTGAACTCCCAAGATGCAGCATTCACGTACAGAGCCAACCAG GTGTTGACAGTTTCAGATCTCGGTCTGAACCTCAGTCAGAACTTCACCATCAGCTGGATGTGA